In the genome of Polaribacter atrinae, one region contains:
- a CDS encoding peptidylprolyl isomerase — MKNLKYLIAFVVLLTACSTTPEKYKGLNDGVYAEILTNKGEILVELYAEDVPMTVANFVSLVEGTNSKLVDSLKGKNFYEGIIFHRVVDNFVIQGGGFTANGRKDAGYVFGDEFPKSEDGDLMYRHDDKGILSMANSGPTTNNTQFFITHKPIPHLDGKHAVFGKTIINALQLKELKSKIKDSLQLHKAIDSTRMAVVNSIVQKDTILSVKILKLGAEASSFNASEVFDTQLGDFENLEKGKKKAEEEVEKARYANYLVEKAAFLAEMDEAKAEKTSSGLRILKLKKTSGKKIVDNKPLSINYTLYTADGKKIQSTAETSGAPFVCQLDDAQRPMIAGFKEGVLTMNEGEKVRLFIPYYLGYGEEKYGPFPAKSDLVFEVEVLKIGK, encoded by the coding sequence ATGAAGAATTTAAAATACTTAATAGCATTTGTTGTTTTATTAACAGCATGTAGTACTACACCAGAAAAGTATAAAGGACTTAATGATGGAGTTTATGCTGAAATTTTAACCAATAAAGGAGAAATTTTAGTAGAATTATATGCAGAAGATGTACCAATGACAGTTGCAAATTTTGTTTCTCTTGTAGAAGGAACAAATAGTAAGTTAGTAGATTCTTTAAAAGGTAAAAACTTTTATGAAGGCATTATTTTTCATAGAGTTGTAGATAATTTTGTAATTCAAGGTGGTGGTTTTACTGCCAATGGAAGAAAAGACGCAGGTTATGTTTTTGGTGATGAATTTCCAAAGAGTGAAGATGGAGATTTAATGTACAGACATGATGATAAAGGGATTCTTTCTATGGCAAATAGTGGACCAACAACCAATAATACTCAGTTTTTTATTACTCATAAACCAATTCCGCACTTAGATGGTAAACATGCCGTATTTGGTAAAACAATTATAAATGCTCTTCAATTAAAAGAATTAAAAAGTAAAATTAAAGATTCTTTACAGTTACATAAAGCAATAGATTCTACAAGAATGGCTGTTGTAAATAGTATTGTGCAAAAAGATACTATTTTATCTGTAAAGATTCTTAAATTAGGTGCAGAGGCAAGTAGCTTTAACGCTTCAGAAGTTTTTGATACTCAATTAGGAGATTTTGAAAATTTAGAAAAAGGTAAAAAGAAAGCAGAAGAGGAAGTTGAAAAAGCAAGATATGCGAATTACTTAGTTGAAAAAGCAGCTTTTTTAGCAGAAATGGATGAAGCAAAAGCAGAAAAAACATCTTCTGGACTACGAATTTTAAAATTAAAGAAAACTTCTGGTAAAAAAATTGTAGATAACAAACCTCTGTCTATTAACTATACATTGTATACAGCAGATGGTAAAAAAATTCAATCTACCGCAGAAACTAGTGGAGCTCCTTTTGTATGTCAGTTAGATGATGCACAAAGACCTATGATTGCAGGTTTTAAAGAAGGTGTTTTAACCATGAATGAAGGAGAAAAGGTGCGTTTATTTATTCCTTATTATTTAGGATATGGTGAAGAAAAATATGGTCCTTTCCCTGCAAAATCAGATTTAGTTTTTGAAGTTGAAGTTTTAAAAATAGGAAAATAA
- a CDS encoding phosphatase PAP2 family protein, protein MLDTIIPLDKDLLIFLNSLGSEQWDPLWLVITNQLYWSPLFILIFYLTIRAFGWKRGGFMILSMILLVGFSDQFTNLIKNSVQRLRPNNDPEIKHLLRTLITPQSYSFTSGHASTSTFFSVFVVLLLKDKYKYIYFVLFWPLVFAYSRLYLGVHFPLDIIVGVIVGVTLANIYYFFFKKVDKKLFPNK, encoded by the coding sequence TTGTTAGATACTATTATACCTTTAGATAAAGACCTATTAATTTTCCTAAACAGTTTAGGGAGTGAACAATGGGACCCGTTATGGTTGGTAATTACCAATCAACTTTATTGGAGCCCATTGTTTATTCTTATTTTTTATTTAACAATTAGAGCTTTTGGGTGGAAACGTGGTGGATTTATGATTCTATCTATGATTTTATTGGTCGGGTTTTCAGACCAATTTACCAATCTAATAAAAAACTCTGTACAACGTTTACGCCCTAATAACGATCCAGAAATAAAACATTTATTAAGAACTCTAATTACCCCTCAGAGTTATAGTTTTACATCTGGTCATGCTTCTACATCAACATTTTTCTCTGTATTTGTTGTTTTACTTTTAAAAGATAAATACAAGTATATTTATTTTGTCTTATTTTGGCCATTAGTCTTTGCTTATAGTAGGTTATATTTAGGAGTGCATTTTCCTCTAGATATTATTGTAGGTGTTATAGTTGGTGTCACTTTAGCCAATATATATTACTTCTTTTTTAAGAAGGTAGATAAGAAACTTTTTCCGAATAAGTAG
- the pheT gene encoding phenylalanine--tRNA ligase subunit beta, which produces MKISYNWLQQFLQIDWEPVKTGELLTDLGLEVEGIETKESIKGSLKGIVVGEVLTCVQHPNADRLKVTTVDLGLEKPVQIVCGAPNVAAGQKVPVATIGTTLYDEKGDGFKIKKGKIRGEESHGMICAEDELGLGKGHDGILVLDEELKTGTPVAEVFKIETDYVFEIGLTPNRSDAMSHFGVARDLRAGLIQKDIKLELISPSVSNFHVDERTLRVDVEVENKELIPRYCGITITDIEVKDSPEWIQNRLKAIGLTPKNNIVDITNYVLHELGQPLHAFDAQKIKGNKILVKTLEEGTKFTTLDEVERELSSEDIMICDGDSNPLCIGGVFGGLHSGVTDHTTSIFLESAYFNPVSVRKTAKRHGLNTDASFRFERGIDINTTEYALKRAALLIEEYAGGKLASDISDFYPVKIEDFQVFLSYEHVYRLIGQEIPKETIKNILASLEIKINSVTNGGLGLTIPSYRTDVQREADIIEEILRVYGYNNIEFSHKLNTSISFDSNKETKIENVIANQLSALGFNETMANSLTKPEYTSLSENINEEANVEMLNPLSNDLKVLRQSLLFSGLESVGYNINRKNNSLQFYEFGKTYHKYSDKYEENKHLTLFVTGNRTKDSWSVASKTTDFFYLKGIITSLLSRLGIDKVKSLPSKQDVFSEGISFGLGKIKLVEFGVVKNSLLKEFGIKQEVLFADFNWDTILKLVGNKNVKVSELPKFPIVKRDLALLLDSKVSFNEVYNLAFQAEKSLLKEVDLFDVYEGDKLPEGKKSYAVSFLLQDETKTLADKQIDKIMQKLQQSFEKNLEAVLR; this is translated from the coding sequence ATGAAAATATCATACAATTGGTTACAACAATTTTTACAGATAGATTGGGAGCCTGTTAAAACAGGAGAATTGTTAACTGATTTAGGATTAGAGGTGGAAGGAATTGAAACCAAAGAATCTATAAAAGGAAGCCTAAAAGGAATTGTTGTTGGTGAAGTTTTAACTTGTGTACAACACCCTAATGCAGATCGTTTAAAAGTAACTACAGTAGATTTAGGTCTAGAAAAACCTGTACAAATTGTCTGTGGTGCGCCTAATGTTGCAGCAGGACAAAAAGTGCCAGTAGCAACTATTGGAACTACTTTATATGACGAGAAAGGTGACGGCTTTAAAATAAAAAAAGGAAAGATTAGAGGAGAAGAAAGCCATGGAATGATTTGCGCCGAAGATGAATTAGGTTTAGGTAAAGGTCATGATGGAATTTTAGTCTTAGATGAAGAATTAAAAACAGGAACGCCAGTTGCAGAAGTTTTTAAAATAGAAACAGATTATGTTTTCGAAATAGGGTTAACACCTAATAGGTCTGATGCAATGAGCCATTTTGGTGTTGCAAGAGATTTACGTGCAGGTTTAATTCAAAAAGATATTAAATTAGAATTGATATCTCCATCTGTAAGTAATTTTCATGTAGATGAAAGAACACTTCGCGTTGATGTAGAAGTAGAAAATAAAGAATTAATTCCTCGTTATTGTGGAATTACAATTACAGATATTGAAGTAAAAGATTCGCCAGAATGGATACAAAATAGGTTAAAAGCTATTGGCTTAACACCTAAAAATAATATTGTAGATATTACAAATTATGTATTACATGAATTAGGGCAACCTTTACATGCTTTTGATGCTCAGAAAATAAAAGGAAATAAAATTCTTGTAAAAACATTAGAAGAAGGTACAAAGTTTACCACTTTAGATGAAGTTGAAAGAGAATTATCATCAGAAGATATTATGATTTGTGATGGAGATTCTAATCCACTTTGTATTGGTGGTGTTTTTGGAGGTTTACACTCTGGAGTTACAGACCATACAACATCTATATTTCTAGAAAGTGCTTACTTTAATCCTGTTAGTGTTCGTAAAACAGCAAAAAGACATGGTTTAAACACAGATGCATCTTTCCGTTTTGAACGTGGAATAGATATTAATACCACAGAATATGCTTTAAAAAGAGCTGCTTTGTTAATCGAAGAATATGCAGGAGGTAAGTTAGCTTCAGATATTTCTGATTTTTATCCTGTTAAGATAGAAGATTTTCAAGTCTTTTTATCTTACGAGCATGTTTATAGATTAATCGGGCAGGAGATTCCAAAAGAAACCATTAAAAATATTTTAGCTTCTTTAGAAATTAAAATAAATAGTGTAACAAATGGTGGTCTTGGTTTAACAATACCTTCTTATAGAACAGATGTACAGCGTGAAGCAGATATTATTGAAGAAATCTTAAGAGTATATGGTTACAATAATATTGAATTTTCGCACAAATTAAATACATCAATTTCTTTTGATTCTAACAAAGAAACAAAGATTGAAAATGTTATAGCGAACCAATTAAGCGCTTTAGGTTTTAATGAAACCATGGCTAATTCTTTAACAAAGCCAGAGTATACATCCTTGTCAGAGAATATAAATGAAGAAGCGAATGTAGAAATGTTAAATCCGTTAAGTAACGATTTAAAAGTACTACGTCAATCTTTATTGTTTAGTGGTTTAGAGTCTGTTGGTTATAATATCAATAGAAAAAATAATTCATTACAATTTTATGAGTTTGGTAAAACATATCATAAATACAGTGATAAATACGAAGAAAACAAACATTTAACACTTTTTGTTACCGGTAACAGAACTAAAGATAGTTGGAGTGTTGCTAGTAAAACTACTGATTTCTTTTACTTAAAAGGGATTATAACTTCTTTATTAAGTAGATTAGGTATTGATAAAGTTAAATCGTTACCATCTAAGCAAGATGTTTTTTCTGAAGGAATTTCTTTTGGTTTAGGAAAAATAAAATTAGTAGAATTTGGTGTCGTTAAAAATTCTTTATTAAAAGAATTCGGAATTAAGCAAGAGGTTTTATTTGCTGATTTTAATTGGGATACTATTTTAAAATTAGTAGGAAATAAAAATGTTAAGGTAAGTGAACTTCCTAAATTCCCTATTGTAAAACGTGATTTAGCCTTGTTATTAGACTCTAAAGTATCTTTTAATGAAGTGTACAACTTAGCTTTTCAAGCGGAAAAAAGCCTATTAAAAGAAGTAGATTTGTTTGATGTTTACGAAGGTGATAAATTGCCAGAAGGGAAAAAATCGTATGCAGTTAGTTTCTTATTACAAGACGAAACAAAAACTTTAGCAGACAAACAAATAGATAAGATAATGCAAAAATTACAGCAATCTTTCGAGAAGAATTTAGAAGCTGTTTTAAGATAG
- the lipA gene encoding lipoyl synthase, with protein sequence MAIESVILPEKVKKPKWLRVKLPVGKKYTELRTLVDKYKLNTICTSGSCPNMGECWGEGTATFMILGNTCTRSCGFCGVKTGRPDTVEWDEPEKVARSIKLMSIKHAVITSVDRDDLKDGGSIIWAETVDAIRRANPNTTLETLIPDFQGNTKQLDRVIEVHPEVVSHNMETVRRLTREVRIQAKYDRSLGVLKYLKEKGMRTKTGLMLGLGEKEEEVIQTMKDLRAVNCDIITIGQYLQPTKKHLPVQEFITPDQFKKYETLGLEMGFMFVESGALVRSSYKAHKHAV encoded by the coding sequence ATGGCAATAGAATCTGTAATACTTCCTGAGAAAGTTAAAAAACCAAAATGGCTACGTGTAAAACTACCTGTTGGTAAAAAATACACAGAACTAAGAACTTTGGTAGATAAATATAAACTAAATACTATTTGTACTAGTGGTAGCTGCCCAAACATGGGAGAATGTTGGGGAGAAGGAACTGCAACATTTATGATTTTAGGAAATACCTGTACTCGTTCTTGTGGTTTTTGTGGTGTAAAAACCGGTAGACCAGATACTGTAGAATGGGATGAACCAGAAAAAGTGGCGCGTTCTATAAAATTAATGAGCATTAAACATGCTGTAATTACTTCTGTAGATAGAGACGATTTAAAAGATGGTGGTTCTATTATTTGGGCAGAAACTGTAGATGCAATTCGTAGAGCAAACCCAAATACAACGTTAGAAACTTTAATTCCGGATTTTCAAGGAAACACGAAACAATTAGATAGAGTTATAGAGGTGCATCCTGAAGTAGTTTCTCATAATATGGAAACCGTTAGAAGATTAACACGTGAAGTTAGAATTCAAGCTAAATACGACAGAAGTTTAGGTGTTTTAAAATACTTAAAAGAAAAAGGAATGCGTACTAAAACTGGTTTAATGCTTGGTTTAGGAGAAAAAGAAGAAGAAGTAATACAAACCATGAAAGATTTACGTGCAGTAAATTGTGATATTATTACGATTGGTCAGTATTTACAACCAACTAAAAAGCACTTACCTGTTCAAGAATTTATTACTCCAGATCAATTTAAAAAATACGAAACTTTAGGGTTAGAAATGGGCTTTATGTTTGTAGAAAGTGGCGCCTTAGTTCGTTCTTCATATAAAGCACATAAACACGCTGTTTAA
- a CDS encoding RNA polymerase sigma factor, translated as MEIGDQKLKINITKAKSGNQSAFRYLLDTYWSAVYNYQLKRTKSENEAEDITIQTFSKAFDKINTFDEQYVFKTWLITISNNVHIDLLRKKNISIATDTSKEQEERAYLVVDESPTPEDKIITEQNLAKLLRDIKQLKPKYQEVIQLRYFQELSYKEISEQINEPMNNVKVKLLRAKKLLAEIIKKS; from the coding sequence TTGGAAATAGGCGACCAGAAACTTAAAATTAATATTACAAAAGCTAAAAGTGGAAATCAATCTGCATTTAGATACTTATTGGATACCTATTGGTCTGCCGTTTATAATTATCAATTAAAAAGAACAAAAAGCGAAAACGAAGCAGAAGATATTACCATACAAACGTTTTCTAAAGCATTTGATAAGATTAATACTTTTGATGAACAGTACGTTTTTAAAACTTGGCTAATCACCATTTCTAATAATGTTCATATTGATTTATTACGAAAGAAAAATATTTCTATCGCTACAGACACTTCTAAAGAACAAGAAGAAAGGGCTTATTTAGTGGTAGATGAAAGCCCAACACCAGAAGATAAAATTATTACCGAACAAAATTTAGCAAAATTGTTAAGAGACATCAAACAATTAAAACCTAAATACCAAGAAGTAATTCAGTTGCGTTATTTTCAAGAACTTTCTTACAAAGAAATCTCCGAGCAAATTAACGAACCTATGAACAACGTAAAGGTAAAGTTATTGCGAGCAAAAAAGTTATTAGCAGAGATTATTAAAAAATCTTAA
- a CDS encoding glycosyltransferase — protein MILSVLFYAFVVFTAIQIIYYLSFSSFLFDNKKDQKNALDIPITVIVCAKNEAKNLQEFLPSILNQDYSNFDVVLINDASSDETLEVMESFEKEHSNIKVINVENIEAFWGNKKYALTLGIKGAKNEHLLFIDADCKPVSKHWISEMSQNFNAEKTIVLGYGKYKKEKLLVNLFVRFETLLTAIQYFSYAKLGSPYMGVGRNLAYHRSEFFNVKGFINHIHIKSGDDDLFIQDAANKENTTFSISKKSFTESIAPKSFKEWFQQKRRHISTVKYYKPKHKFFLGLFFVSKVLLYLLAISLFLFYPWKPVLAIFLTYYLVQFIVIGFSAKKLKEPTITYVLPFLEIGLLIFHFSIFITNLSSKPNHWK, from the coding sequence ATGATATTATCTGTACTCTTCTACGCTTTTGTAGTATTTACAGCAATACAAATTATTTACTATCTCTCTTTTTCTTCTTTTTTATTCGATAATAAAAAGGATCAAAAAAACGCCTTAGATATTCCTATAACTGTAATTGTCTGTGCCAAAAATGAAGCTAAAAATTTACAAGAATTTTTACCGTCTATTTTAAATCAAGATTATTCTAATTTTGATGTTGTTTTAATAAATGATGCTTCTTCTGATGAAACATTAGAAGTAATGGAATCTTTTGAAAAAGAACATTCGAATATTAAAGTGATTAATGTTGAAAATATAGAAGCTTTTTGGGGCAATAAAAAATACGCTTTAACATTAGGTATAAAAGGAGCTAAAAATGAACATCTTTTATTTATAGATGCAGATTGTAAACCTGTTTCTAAACATTGGATTTCTGAAATGTCTCAAAATTTCAATGCTGAAAAAACGATTGTTTTAGGGTATGGGAAATATAAAAAAGAAAAATTATTAGTCAATTTATTTGTTCGGTTTGAAACCTTATTAACCGCAATTCAATATTTTAGTTATGCAAAATTAGGGTCTCCATATATGGGAGTTGGACGTAATTTAGCGTATCATAGATCTGAGTTTTTTAATGTAAAAGGTTTTATAAATCACATACACATTAAATCGGGTGACGATGACTTGTTTATACAAGATGCAGCCAACAAAGAAAATACTACTTTTTCTATCTCTAAAAAAAGTTTTACAGAATCGATTGCTCCTAAAAGTTTTAAAGAATGGTTTCAACAAAAAAGAAGACATATATCTACAGTAAAATACTATAAACCGAAGCATAAATTCTTTTTAGGCTTATTCTTTGTGTCTAAAGTATTATTGTATCTATTAGCAATTTCCTTATTTTTATTTTATCCTTGGAAACCTGTTTTAGCAATATTTTTAACGTACTATTTGGTTCAATTTATTGTGATTGGTTTTTCTGCTAAAAAATTAAAAGAACCAACGATTACTTATGTATTGCCTTTTTTAGAAATTGGATTACTAATATTTCACTTTTCAATATTTATTACTAATTTGTCTTCAAAACCAAATCATTGGAAATAG
- a CDS encoding membrane or secreted protein, producing the protein MKLLFLTLGLLALAVAGIAIKIWAKKDGKFAGTCASQNPMLNKTGESCGFCGKTPDQFDSCEDTQHN; encoded by the coding sequence ATGAAATTATTATTTCTTACTTTAGGTTTATTAGCACTTGCAGTAGCAGGAATTGCTATAAAAATATGGGCAAAAAAAGATGGTAAATTTGCAGGAACTTGTGCTAGCCAAAACCCTATGTTAAACAAAACAGGGGAATCTTGTGGTTTTTGTGGAAAGACTCCAGATCAATTTGATTCTTGCGAAGATACGCAACACAACTAA
- a CDS encoding mechanosensitive ion channel family protein, producing METTTEALKNFYHSISSGLGNWGLQLIGALAALIIGLWIIRMIMKGISKGFEQTKLDETLQPFLLTTIGFLLKLLLIISIAGIVGLPMASFAALLAGVGLAIGAAFNGSLGHIASGVMLLIFKPFKVGDLIKTNGAFGFVKEISVFVTVIETFQNETEIIPNSAITSNKITNLTKIGNLRIDMPFAIRYGSDIAKAKQIVLDVLKKDKNVLQEGASAPRVAVNNLGVNSVELLALPYVNCENYWDVYWDTRQEIVEALGNANYEAPLPQRVVTMTK from the coding sequence ATGGAAACGACAACAGAAGCTTTAAAAAATTTTTACCATTCAATTTCTTCAGGTTTAGGTAACTGGGGTCTTCAATTAATAGGAGCTCTTGCTGCTTTAATTATTGGACTTTGGATTATCAGGATGATTATGAAAGGAATCTCTAAAGGGTTTGAACAAACAAAATTAGATGAAACTTTACAACCGTTTCTATTAACAACTATTGGGTTTTTATTAAAACTTTTATTAATTATTTCTATAGCAGGAATTGTAGGATTACCTATGGCTTCTTTTGCAGCTTTATTAGCTGGTGTTGGTTTAGCAATTGGAGCAGCTTTTAATGGCTCTTTAGGGCATATTGCCTCTGGTGTAATGTTGCTTATTTTTAAACCTTTTAAGGTTGGCGATTTAATTAAAACAAATGGTGCTTTTGGTTTTGTAAAAGAGATTTCTGTTTTTGTTACTGTTATAGAAACGTTTCAGAATGAAACAGAGATCATTCCAAATTCGGCAATTACTTCTAATAAAATAACCAATTTAACTAAAATAGGAAATTTACGTATCGATATGCCTTTTGCTATTAGATATGGTTCGGATATTGCAAAAGCAAAACAAATTGTTTTAGATGTCCTTAAAAAGGATAAAAATGTATTACAAGAAGGAGCAAGTGCACCAAGAGTAGCTGTAAATAATTTAGGTGTTAATAGTGTAGAACTGCTAGCGTTGCCTTATGTAAATTGTGAAAACTATTGGGATGTTTATTGGGATACAAGACAAGAAATTGTAGAAGCTCTTGGTAATGCAAACTACGAAGCACCTTTACCACAGCGCGTTGTTACCATGACAAAATAA
- a CDS encoding RNA polymerase sigma factor yields MELKAGKQAAFSQLLDQYQQKVFGTCISFIPNKEDAEDVAQEVFLEVFKSIHKFKGDSKLSTWIYKIATNKCLEFIRKKNTKKRFAFMQTILGNEIPLDKTSYFTEVNHPGVLLENQEKSTIIFKAINTLPEAQRVVFTLAKIDDKSYQEIVEITGKSLSSVESLMFRAKKGLQGKLENFYKNES; encoded by the coding sequence ATAGAATTAAAAGCCGGAAAACAAGCTGCATTTAGTCAACTTTTAGATCAATATCAGCAGAAAGTTTTTGGTACCTGTATTTCCTTTATACCTAATAAAGAAGATGCAGAAGATGTTGCGCAAGAAGTTTTTTTAGAAGTGTTTAAGTCGATACATAAATTTAAAGGAGATTCTAAATTGTCTACTTGGATTTATAAAATAGCCACTAATAAGTGTCTAGAATTTATCAGAAAAAAGAACACGAAAAAAAGATTTGCGTTTATGCAAACTATTTTAGGAAATGAAATCCCTTTAGATAAGACGAGTTATTTTACAGAAGTAAATCATCCAGGTGTTTTACTAGAAAATCAAGAAAAATCTACCATTATCTTTAAAGCCATAAATACCTTACCAGAAGCTCAAAGAGTAGTTTTTACGTTGGCTAAGATAGATGATAAAAGCTATCAAGAAATTGTAGAAATTACAGGTAAAAGTTTGTCTTCTGTAGAGTCTTTAATGTTTAGAGCAAAGAAAGGATTGCAAGGTAAATTAGAAAATTTTTATAAAAATGAAAGCTGA
- a CDS encoding Spy/CpxP family protein refolding chaperone — translation MKSKLLPILLILLLLLNGVLIFMLVKKPHENQRNNPTRNFLMEQLSFSKTQKASFRTLDAAHREVMRSLENEIKNQKDFLFEGFNKEDFKIDSLTAKIGALQAKKDIEVFSFFKQVRKLCTAEQVQKFDKIIKEAIRGGERMPPNDRRMPPNEGRMPPHGDERMPPPR, via the coding sequence ATGAAATCAAAATTACTTCCTATTCTTCTAATCTTGTTACTACTATTAAATGGAGTGCTTATTTTTATGTTGGTAAAAAAACCACATGAAAATCAAAGAAATAATCCGACGAGAAATTTTTTAATGGAACAATTAAGTTTTAGCAAAACTCAAAAAGCATCATTTAGAACATTAGATGCAGCTCATAGAGAAGTTATGAGATCTTTAGAAAATGAAATTAAAAATCAAAAAGATTTCTTATTTGAAGGTTTTAATAAAGAAGATTTTAAGATAGACTCTTTAACTGCTAAAATTGGAGCTTTACAAGCTAAAAAAGACATAGAAGTTTTTTCTTTTTTTAAGCAAGTAAGAAAGCTCTGTACTGCAGAGCAAGTGCAAAAATTTGATAAGATAATTAAAGAAGCTATTAGAGGTGGAGAAAGAATGCCTCCAAATGATAGAAGAATGCCACCAAATGAAGGAAGAATGCCTCCTCATGGAGATGAAAGAATGCCTCCTCCAAGATAA
- a CDS encoding YHYH protein — MIFKNQSAVVLSIFTFLAIFACTSSTDVEEEAEVEVTTDYDITPVLTMFDNIDAITYALNGNTVTFTTTDVPNHTSPYFETSNDLYEAYNGTNTDWNKNPNVIAEQNVTITIPLNPSAATINQATSLGPIGITRNGIVFYNQYAGPNEQVLTDEINSFDQYLGHPTGTNQYHYHIEPTYLTAKYGSDSFLGLLADGFPVYGPTENGSTITNADLDDFHGHTTATVDFPDGIYHYHITTEAPYINGNGFYGTPGNIRN; from the coding sequence ATGATATTTAAGAATCAAAGTGCCGTAGTATTATCAATTTTTACATTTCTTGCTATTTTTGCATGTACTTCATCTACCGATGTAGAAGAAGAAGCGGAAGTAGAAGTAACAACAGACTATGATATTACACCTGTTTTAACAATGTTTGATAATATAGATGCAATTACATACGCATTAAATGGTAATACAGTAACATTTACAACTACAGATGTACCAAATCATACAAGTCCTTATTTTGAAACTTCAAATGATTTATACGAAGCATATAATGGTACAAACACTGATTGGAACAAGAACCCAAATGTTATAGCAGAGCAAAATGTAACCATTACAATTCCTTTAAATCCTTCTGCTGCTACAATAAATCAAGCAACATCTTTAGGTCCAATTGGTATTACTAGAAATGGTATTGTGTTTTATAATCAATATGCAGGTCCTAATGAGCAAGTATTAACAGATGAAATCAATTCTTTTGATCAATATTTAGGGCATCCAACAGGAACTAACCAGTATCATTATCATATAGAACCAACGTATTTAACTGCAAAATACGGTTCTGATTCATTTTTAGGATTATTAGCAGATGGATTTCCGGTGTATGGACCAACAGAAAATGGAAGCACAATTACAAATGCAGATCTAGATGATTTTCATGGTCATACAACTGCTACGGTAGATTTTCCTGATGGAATTTATCATTATCACATAACTACAGAAGCGCCATACATTAATGGAAATGGTTTTTATGGGACTCCAGGTAATATAAGAAACTAA
- a CDS encoding toxin-antitoxin system YwqK family antitoxin, protein MRSLLTFVVICFFFASCDKKIQEEESIDSLDKIIIPSIEKNKTDANFTLKNGILFFDNIPYSGIVKEFYPDEKIKSTSTYFQGKKHGSFLGFYANGNKWFQRTYTHGIKTGIHRGWFDTGKVMFEYHISDKGVYEGSVKDWHYNGQLAKHFNFVDGKETGSQKMWNANGKIRANFYTVNGDRHGLIGLKNCVSVLKIENE, encoded by the coding sequence TTGAGAAGTTTACTAACCTTTGTAGTAATATGTTTCTTTTTTGCTTCTTGTGATAAAAAAATACAAGAGGAAGAAAGTATTGATTCTTTGGATAAAATTATTATTCCTTCTATAGAAAAAAACAAAACAGATGCAAATTTTACACTTAAAAACGGAATTCTATTTTTTGACAATATCCCTTATTCCGGAATTGTAAAAGAATTTTATCCTGATGAAAAAATAAAATCTACCTCAACATATTTTCAAGGCAAAAAACACGGATCTTTTTTAGGGTTTTATGCAAACGGAAACAAATGGTTTCAACGTACTTATACCCACGGAATAAAAACAGGAATTCATAGAGGTTGGTTTGATACAGGGAAAGTTATGTTTGAATATCATATAAGCGATAAAGGAGTTTATGAAGGAAGTGTAAAGGATTGGCATTATAATGGGCAATTAGCAAAACATTTTAATTTTGTGGATGGTAAAGAAACAGGAAGCCAAAAAATGTGGAATGCTAATGGTAAAATAAGAGCAAATTTTTATACAGTGAATGGTGATAGACATGGTTTAATTGGTTTAAAAAACTGTGTAAGTGTACTTAAAATAGAGAATGAATAA